One genomic window of Streptomyces sp. NBC_01276 includes the following:
- a CDS encoding molybdopterin-dependent oxidoreductase, translating into MPRTAPRICPLCEATCGLTLTIEGTTVTGARGDRDDVFSRGFICPKGAAFGALDADPDRLRTPLVRRDGRLRRATWEEAYDAIAAAVPALVREHGAQSVGVVLGNPNVHTMAGALYPPLLVGALGTRNLFTASTLDQMPKHVSSGLLFGDPFAIPVPDLDRTDFLLLLGANPVESNGSLCTAPDFPGRLKALRARGGTLVVVDPRRTRTARLADRHLAPRPGSDALLLAAVAHTLLAEGLSAPGALARHTEGLGELADALGSFTPEALAPACDLTAAEIRDLARDLAAAPTAAVYGRIGSCTVEYGTLASWLVDVLNILTGNLDRPGGALFPLPATGPRPRAAGPGRGFALGRWHSRVSGHPEAKSELPIAALAEEIETPGPGRIRALIAIAANPVLSAPDGRRLDAALAGLDFMVSVDPYLNETSRHAHVVLPPPPPSQSAHHDFAFNGFAIRNQVRYTRPAVPLEAGRLDECEIHARLVLAVSGTHGAAEPSVVDETAIQGALARETADRRSPLHGADPARLAGLLAGENGPERRLDLMLRLGPYGDLFGAAGQPVGQSDGQPEAPEGGSAYGQPDGSDGGLSLDRLLAHPHGIDLGPLRPRLPGLLRTRSGRIELLPDPIAAELPRLRAALTGRPAALVLVGRRHLRSNNSWLHNVPALTGGSNRCTLQVHPRDAERIGLADGGRARVTADGGSLEVPVEVTDAVRAGVVSLPHGWGHDRDGTRLAVAAAEPGVNVNQLLDGTRLDPLSGTAVLNGFPVELVPLP; encoded by the coding sequence ATGCCCCGCACCGCCCCGCGCATCTGCCCCCTCTGCGAAGCCACCTGCGGCCTCACCCTGACCATCGAGGGGACCACCGTCACCGGTGCCCGGGGTGACCGCGACGACGTCTTCAGCCGCGGCTTCATCTGCCCCAAGGGCGCCGCCTTCGGAGCGCTCGACGCCGACCCGGACCGGCTGCGCACCCCCCTCGTCCGCCGCGACGGCCGCCTGCGCCGGGCGACCTGGGAGGAGGCCTACGACGCCATCGCCGCAGCCGTCCCCGCCCTGGTCCGGGAACACGGGGCGCAGTCCGTGGGCGTCGTCCTCGGCAACCCGAACGTGCACACCATGGCCGGCGCCCTCTACCCGCCGCTGCTCGTGGGCGCCCTGGGCACCCGCAACCTCTTCACCGCCAGCACCCTCGACCAGATGCCCAAACACGTCTCCAGCGGACTGCTGTTCGGCGACCCCTTCGCCATCCCCGTGCCCGACCTCGACCGCACCGACTTCCTGCTCCTGCTCGGCGCCAACCCGGTCGAGTCCAACGGCTCCCTGTGCACCGCCCCCGACTTCCCCGGCCGGCTCAAGGCGCTGCGGGCGCGCGGAGGCACCCTCGTCGTCGTCGACCCGCGCAGGACGCGCACCGCCCGGCTCGCCGACCGGCACCTCGCACCCCGCCCCGGCAGCGACGCCCTGCTGCTCGCCGCCGTCGCGCACACCCTGCTCGCCGAAGGGCTGTCCGCTCCCGGCGCGTTGGCGCGACACACCGAGGGGCTCGGGGAACTCGCCGACGCCCTCGGGAGTTTCACTCCTGAGGCCTTGGCCCCCGCCTGCGACCTCACGGCCGCCGAGATCCGCGACCTGGCCCGTGATCTCGCGGCCGCGCCGACCGCCGCCGTCTACGGGCGGATCGGCAGCTGCACCGTCGAGTACGGGACGCTCGCCAGCTGGCTGGTCGACGTACTGAACATCCTCACCGGCAACCTCGACCGGCCCGGCGGGGCCCTCTTCCCGCTCCCGGCGACCGGCCCACGCCCCCGTGCGGCCGGACCCGGCCGGGGATTCGCGCTCGGCCGCTGGCACAGCCGGGTCTCCGGCCACCCCGAGGCCAAGAGCGAACTGCCCATCGCCGCCCTCGCCGAGGAGATCGAGACCCCGGGTCCGGGGCGGATCCGCGCCCTGATCGCCATCGCCGCCAACCCCGTGCTGTCCGCCCCCGACGGCCGCCGGCTCGACGCGGCCCTGGCCGGGCTGGACTTCATGGTCAGCGTCGACCCCTACCTCAACGAGACCTCCCGTCACGCCCACGTCGTGCTGCCTCCACCGCCCCCGTCCCAGAGCGCGCACCACGACTTCGCCTTCAACGGCTTCGCCATCCGCAACCAGGTCCGCTACACCCGTCCCGCCGTCCCCCTCGAAGCCGGGCGGCTCGACGAGTGCGAGATCCACGCGCGCCTCGTCCTGGCCGTCTCCGGCACGCACGGCGCCGCCGAGCCGTCCGTCGTCGACGAGACGGCGATCCAGGGCGCCCTCGCCCGGGAGACCGCGGACCGGCGCTCCCCCCTCCACGGCGCCGACCCCGCCCGCCTCGCGGGGCTCCTGGCGGGCGAGAACGGCCCCGAACGGCGGCTCGACCTGATGCTGCGACTCGGCCCGTACGGAGACCTGTTCGGCGCCGCAGGACAGCCGGTCGGGCAGTCCGACGGGCAGCCGGAAGCGCCGGAGGGCGGGTCTGCGTACGGGCAGCCGGACGGGTCGGACGGCGGGCTGAGTCTGGACAGGCTGCTCGCCCACCCGCACGGCATCGACCTCGGCCCGCTGCGGCCCCGGCTCCCGGGCCTGCTCAGGACCCGCAGCGGCAGGATCGAGCTGCTCCCGGACCCGATCGCGGCCGAGCTCCCCCGACTGCGCGCGGCCCTCACCGGCCGCCCCGCCGCCCTGGTGCTCGTGGGCCGCCGCCACCTGCGGTCCAACAACAGCTGGTTGCACAACGTCCCGGCCCTCACCGGCGGTTCCAACCGCTGCACCCTCCAGGTCCATCCGCGGGACGCGGAGCGGATCGGACTGGCCGACGGGGGGCGGGCCCGGGTCACGGCCGACGGCGGCAGTCTGGAGGTCCCCGTGGAGGTCACCGACGCCGTCCGCGCCGGCGTGGTCAGCCTGCCGCACGGCTGGGGCCACGACCGGGACGGCACCCGCCTCGCGGTGGCGGCCGCCGAACCGGGAGTGAACGTCAACCAGCTCCTCGACGGCACCCGGCTCGACCCGCTCTCCGGGACGGCGGTGCTCAACGGCTTCCCCGTCGAACTCGTACCCCTGCCCTGA
- a CDS encoding TetR family transcriptional regulator, translating into MDPVPPAHPLRRTPVQQRSADRLARILDACAELLDETGYENLSTRAVALRAGVPIGSVYRFFGNKRAMAVALAHRNLDRYADGIQRRLAVLPVAHWRPVVDAVLDEYLAMKRSVPGFALVDFGVPAPPAEGPAADPNHLVAARLTRLLCGHLRLVPDAGLERAVLVAVEATDALVQLAFRSDPAGDPAIVAETRAMMHAYLARVLD; encoded by the coding sequence ATGGACCCCGTGCCTCCCGCCCACCCCCTGCGCCGGACCCCGGTCCAGCAGCGCAGCGCCGACCGTCTCGCCCGGATCCTCGACGCCTGTGCCGAGCTCCTGGACGAGACCGGCTACGAGAACCTCAGTACCCGTGCCGTCGCCCTGCGCGCCGGCGTGCCCATCGGATCCGTCTACCGGTTCTTCGGGAACAAGCGGGCCATGGCCGTCGCCCTCGCCCACCGCAACCTCGACCGGTACGCCGACGGCATCCAAAGGCGCCTCGCCGTCTTGCCGGTCGCCCACTGGCGGCCCGTCGTGGACGCCGTCCTCGACGAGTACCTGGCCATGAAGCGCAGCGTCCCGGGCTTCGCCCTCGTCGACTTCGGCGTGCCCGCGCCGCCCGCGGAGGGGCCCGCCGCCGACCCGAACCACCTGGTCGCCGCGCGCCTGACCCGGCTGCTGTGCGGGCATCTGCGCCTCGTCCCCGACGCCGGGCTGGAGCGCGCGGTACTGGTCGCCGTCGAGGCGACCGACGCGCTCGTCCAGCTGGCCTTCCGGTCCGACCCGGCGGGGGACCCCGCGATCGTCGCCGAGACGCGGGCCATGATGCACGCCTACCTGGCCCGGGTCCTGGACTGA